A portion of the Malania oleifera isolate guangnan ecotype guangnan chromosome 3, ASM2987363v1, whole genome shotgun sequence genome contains these proteins:
- the LOC131151438 gene encoding uncharacterized protein LOC131151438, with protein sequence MPHSLNLSFDVTGLISKKKAKNQLAIIWEISHDLLDSGKDYHIVKDFSMAYKHVQKLLYAPLHLNHKPSGVWHLKMLHYHYSKESQEEILPSDWYVKAFPKITRLCHQLKDVDLIDGRLVYIDDNSRIIDDHVKERMYAFKSLARAFLGSASMQESLNNVMTSSAGGECSPVVCFNKQIEREPITIKSLTKVCNFLNISAQQRKLVRLTICPQVTQHRVWTGALEEILKGLKSDMESLNHQLFSQGTQMGHQIVSSCLKFLDDKAISYDPDSTSWMRLAPAKIVDSPANKWEEVLDMFNDLIKSLRNEEELQFHVSKLEVMKEGLAQIKDVLIDRNIGYKEARHQESLVQKKLSKTLGHSSRCLFTLLQYYLCGSITDIEVEICGGVYGVGMDRYCLCMGRILTSNQEKMVLSGVKQLDRALGLFKFIWETARMKGVLELQGHLWCVGAEKKTIAYKGNKFFVHAITL encoded by the coding sequence ATGCCCCACTCACTGAATCTGAGCTTTGATGTTACAGGTTTGATTTCAAAGAAGAAAGCAAAGAACCAACTTGCAATTATTTGGGAAATAAGCCATGATCTTCTGGATTCTGGGAAGGACTATCACATTGTAAAGGACTTTTCAATGGCCTACAAACATGTACAAAAACTTCTCTATGCCCCATTGCATCTTAATCACAAGCCAAGTGGAGTGTGGCATTTGAAAATGCTACATTATCACTACTCAAAGGAATCCCAAGAAGAGATTTTGCCTTCTGATTGGTACGTGAAGGCATTTCCGAAGATAACAAGATTGTGCCACCAGCTGAAAGACGTGGATTTGATTGATGGTAGACTAGTTTACATAGATGATAATTCAAGAATCATTGATGATCATGTCAAAGAAAGAATGTATGCTTTCAAGTCACTGGCTAGGGCATTCCTAGGGTCTGCATCAATGCAGGAATCGCTGAACAATGTGATGACCTCTTCCGCAGGTGGAGAATGTTCTCCAGTTGTTTGTTTCAATAAACAGATTGAAAGAGAGCCCATAACTATAAAGTCACTCACCAAAGTGTGCAACTTTCTAAACATTTCTGCACAACAAAGGAAGTTGGTGCGTCTCACGATATGCCCACAGGTCACACAACACCGGGTATGGACAGGAGCACTAGAGGAAATACTAAAGGGCTTGAAATCTGATATGGAGTCTTTGAATCATCAGTTGTTCAGCCAAGGTACCCAGATGGGTCACCAAATAGTCTCTAGCTGTCTAAAGTTTTTGGATGACAAAGCCATTTCCTATGACCCTGACTCCACTTCGTGGATGCGCCTTGCACCTGCAAAAATAGTTGATTCCCCTGCTAATAAATGGGAAGAAGTTCTTGATATGTTTAATGATCTCATCAAATCTTTAAGAAATGAAGAAGAGTTACAGTTTCATGTGTCAAAGCTTGAGGTCATGAAAGAAGGGCTTGCTCAGATCAAGGATGTGTTAATAGATAGAAATATTGGGTACAAGGAGGCTCGACATCAAGAGAGCCTAGTGCAAAAGAAGCTTTCCAAGACATTAGGTCATTCATCCAGATGTTTGTTCACACTTCTGCAATATTACCTCTGTGGCAGTATTACAGATATTGAAGTAGAAATATGTGGCGGGGTTTATGGGGTAGGGATGGATAGGTATTGCTTGTGCATGGGAAGGATTTTAACTTCTAAccaggagaagatggttttgaGTGGGGTTAAGCAGTTGGACAGGGCTCTAGGGCTTTTCAAGTTTATATGGGAGACAGCAAGGATGAAAGGAGTTTTAGAGCTGCAAGGCCATTTATGGTGCGTTGGTGCGGAGAAGAAGACAATTGCTTATAAAGGAAATAAGTTTTTTGTACATGCAATTACTCTCTGA